A single genomic interval of Asterias amurensis chromosome 1, ASM3211899v1 harbors:
- the LOC139945239 gene encoding SRA stem-loop-interacting RNA-binding protein, mitochondrial-like — protein sequence MAARAAARRVHELFVSKLPWTAGANEIREHFAQFGPVRACRVTFDQNTGFSKGFAFVTYQSEEAVKRALQMDSHQIDGQKIAVYKRQGSSTSGVSAVNRLQISDVFNHDSDSETA from the exons ATGGCAGCAAGAGCCGCAGCAAGACGAGTCCATGAACTCTTCGTATCTAAACTACCGTGGACTGCAGGAGCAA ATGAGATCAGGGAACATTTTGCACAGTTCGGGCCAGTTCGGGCCTGCAGAGTGACCTTT GACCAAAACACAGGCTTCTCAAAGGGTTTTGCCTTTGTTACATACCAGTCTGAGGAAGCAGTGAAGAGAGCTCTACAAATGGACAGTCATCAAATTGATGGACAGAAG ATTGCAGTTTATAAGAGGCAAGGCTCCTCAACATCAGGTGTATCAGCTGTCAACAGATTACAAATCAGTGACGTCTTCAATCATGATAGTGACAGCGAGACCGCGTGA
- the LOC139945222 gene encoding nucleic acid dioxygenase ALKBH1-like — protein MAAPVEQEFVNTEQVNNAEANTSDKFREQFKRYKRKKPPPDLCDVVDFAKSDLVAPFQPEVTCHSCKDRLCQRLGLKPVNEWRCFSLRNAPGFVYIENPFRPGYQRYWIKRCLQDYPNKPNVCNLDSHTNPGNRDALWDQSTTNSSSTNSKKCLIDQLRWVTLGYHYDWTSKLYHHDNHTVFPEDLSALSSIIADVMGYPSFDTQAAIVNYYHLDSTLGGHTDHSEFDLTAPIISYSLGQSAVFLLGGKSKETTPLAMYLHSGDIIVMGGESRLCYHAVPRVLPPDGSSKLPAYLNKVNHMDLDRLESSTSTKEPCCCNKTQNYDCGETQHLNKGNEMNDSLEYQSDSAARLDKPSIREHTRLKASVDSYQHELTCYPTERTSDADTSSQVDNYNKGCVSLGTCPTSSEPTCTKSVMSEGKVNNSSSCCSTEVIHREDPTGIMPQTTSPEQGRTQEPGANDSQCGLVSTNIPNSAVVLETVKTLQGDIWEPFGEFMSRSRINISVRQVTGPGCDFPADTLATVEETLKSSTSDCIQCDIKEGSQFSGVKRKADSFDQSQT, from the exons ATGGCTGCGCCCGTGGAACAAGAATTTGTGAACACGGAGCAGGTGAATAATGCAGAAGCCAACACCAGTGATAAATTCCGAGAGCAATTTAAACGTTATAAGAGAAAGAAACCTCCACCAGACCTCTGTGACGTAGTCGACTTTGCAAAATCAGACCTA GTAGCACCGTTCCAGCCGGAGGTAACATGTCATTCCTGCAAGGACAGGTTGTGCCAGAGACTTGGATTAAAACCTGTGAATGAGTGGAGATGTTTCTCTCTTCGAAATGCTCCTG GTTTTGTGTACATTGAGAATCCATTTAGACCGGGTTACCAGAGGTACTGGATCAAGAGATGCCTCCAGGACTACCCCAACAAACCCAATGTATGCAATCTGGACAGCCATACAAACCCTGGGAACAGGGATGCACTGTGGGATCAAAGCACAACTAACTCAAG TTCTACCAACAGCAAGAAGTGCCTGATAGACCAGCTTCGATGGGTGACTCTTGGATATCACTATGACTGGACGTCCAAACTCTACCATCATGACAACCACACAGTCTTCCCTGAGGATCTGAGTGCACTGTCAAGCATCATAGCGGATGTTATGGGGTATCCGTCCTTCGATACCCAAGCTGCTATTGTCAATTACTACCACCTGGACTCTACCCTTGGAGGACACACTGACCACTCTGAGTTTGATCTGACAGCTCCCATCATTTCATATAG CCTCGGCCAATCggcagtcttcttacttggagGCAAATCCAAAGAAACAACCCCATTGGCTATGTATCTCCACAGTGGCGACATCATCGTTATGGGAGGGGAATCCCGCCTCTGCTACCATGCAGTCCCAAGAGTTCTTCCTCCAGATGGATCAAGTAAACTTCCAGCTTATCTGAACAAAGTAAATCACATGGACCTTGATCGTTTGGAGAGCTCTACAAGTACAAAGGAACCATGTTGTTGCAATAAAACTCAAAATTATGATTGTGGAGAAACTCAACACTTGAACAAGGGTAATGAGATGAATGATAGCCTGGAATATCAGTCTGACAGTGCAGCAAGGCTTGATAAGCCCTCAATAAGAGAACACACCAGGCTTAAGGCCAGTGTAGATTCATACCAACATGAATTGACCTGCTATCCAACTGAACGTACCAGCGATGCAGATACTAGTTCCCAAGTGGACAATTACAATAAGGGTTGTGTTTCACTTGGGACATGCCCAACCTCAAGTGAGCCCACTTGTACAAAGTCAGTAATGTCAGAAGGCAAAGTAAACAATTCTTCATCATGTTGTAGCACTGAAGTTATTCACAGGGAAGATCCAACAGGCATCATGCCTCAGACCACCAGTCCAGAGCAAGGCAGAACTCAGGAACCTGGTGCCAACGATTCACAGTGTGGACTTGTTAGTACTAATATCCCCAACAGTGCAGTTGTTCTAGAGACTGTCAAAACACTACAAGGGGATATTTGGGAGCCCTTTGGTGAGTTCATGTCCAGATCTCGTATTAACATCAGTGTGAGGCAAGTGACTGGCCCAGGTTGCGATTTTCCTGCTGATACCCTCGCAACCGTAGAGGAAACTTTGAAGTCGTCCACATCTGATTGTATTCAATGTGATATCAAAGAAGGATCACAATTTTCTGGAGTAAAAAGAAAAGCTGATAGCTTTGACCAAAGTCAGACTTGA